A portion of the Tindallia magadiensis genome contains these proteins:
- the pknB gene encoding Stk1 family PASTA domain-containing Ser/Thr kinase: MIGTMLGNRYEIIEKLGGGGMAIVYKAKCHLLNRNVAVKILRDELISDKDLVNKFKRESQAVASLSHPNIVNVYDVGEVNDIYYMVMEMVEGKTLKKVIKEKGALHQEEIIYYAKQIARALQHAHENYVIHRDIKPQNILITDDHRAKLTDFGIALSSSTNTLTNTGSLVGSVHYFSPEQARGGYTDAKSDLYSLGIAMYEMATGKLPFEGESPITVALKHLQEEPELPSDINDTVSEGLESIIMKLIEKDQYSRFQNASLLIDALNQLETDPEYILDDFEDEIDENPTHVNGYKEGDELLKMTEQKPFRKKKKTKNSHKTKIVLAAGIITALVAALLFTFGLFYVSNMFRTTEDIDVPDFIGMHLDEAKEKIEELGLQHRIEYRFDREADEDTVLLQNPSAGMSVRENYPIELTVSTGMETVKVPDLMYESKDNAVFKIEEAGFIVGDMEYATSDMPSGTVISQEPRAGTEMTQGEVVKIVISEGPEYEVVIMPDLVGSTIESARESLKELNLSSTVREEYSEEYVEDIVIQQSIVSGREIPEGTSVSLTVSAGVESPQIEDIEVEEEVIPDQEENNVEEPRTRTLPIQFDGGSGTVLVELYRVEENSDNTLIFTKNHNIEEDGNSLEVKVTGLGTQAFEIVIDGSVVRTVEVSF; encoded by the coding sequence TTGATTGGAACAATGCTTGGTAATAGATATGAGATCATAGAAAAACTTGGTGGCGGAGGAATGGCCATTGTATATAAAGCAAAATGTCATTTACTGAATAGAAATGTTGCTGTAAAAATTCTTAGGGATGAATTGATAAGCGATAAAGATTTAGTAAATAAGTTTAAACGCGAATCTCAGGCTGTAGCAAGCCTTTCTCACCCCAATATTGTTAATGTTTATGATGTAGGAGAAGTAAATGATATCTATTATATGGTTATGGAAATGGTCGAAGGAAAAACATTAAAAAAAGTAATTAAAGAAAAAGGAGCGCTTCATCAGGAAGAAATAATTTATTATGCAAAGCAAATAGCGCGTGCACTCCAGCATGCTCATGAAAACTATGTGATTCATCGTGACATTAAACCACAAAACATCTTAATTACAGATGATCATAGAGCGAAATTGACAGATTTTGGGATTGCGCTATCATCAAGCACCAATACACTGACTAATACTGGTAGTTTAGTAGGTTCTGTTCATTATTTTTCTCCGGAACAGGCTAGGGGAGGTTATACGGATGCAAAATCTGACCTATATTCTCTTGGGATAGCCATGTATGAAATGGCTACAGGGAAATTGCCTTTTGAAGGGGAAAGTCCTATCACTGTAGCATTGAAGCATTTACAGGAAGAACCTGAACTACCATCGGATATTAATGATACCGTTTCTGAAGGCTTAGAAAGTATCATCATGAAGCTAATTGAAAAAGATCAGTACAGCAGGTTTCAAAACGCATCCTTATTAATTGATGCGTTAAATCAGCTTGAAACTGATCCGGAATATATTCTCGATGATTTTGAAGATGAAATAGATGAGAATCCAACACATGTAAATGGATACAAGGAAGGGGACGAATTACTAAAGATGACAGAACAGAAGCCATTCCGAAAAAAGAAAAAAACAAAAAATAGCCATAAAACGAAAATTGTATTAGCGGCTGGCATTATAACGGCTTTAGTTGCTGCTTTATTGTTTACTTTTGGACTGTTTTATGTAAGTAACATGTTTCGAACGACAGAAGATATTGATGTTCCGGATTTTATAGGGATGCATTTGGATGAAGCCAAAGAAAAAATTGAAGAATTGGGCCTTCAGCACAGAATAGAATATCGATTTGATCGAGAAGCAGATGAGGATACCGTATTATTACAAAACCCATCAGCTGGAATGAGTGTTAGGGAGAATTATCCTATAGAGTTAACTGTTAGTACGGGTATGGAAACAGTAAAAGTTCCTGATTTGATGTATGAGTCAAAAGATAACGCCGTATTTAAGATTGAAGAAGCTGGATTTATTGTAGGAGATATGGAATATGCTACAAGTGATATGCCTTCTGGAACTGTAATAAGTCAGGAGCCAAGAGCAGGTACAGAAATGACGCAAGGAGAAGTTGTTAAAATAGTTATCAGCGAAGGGCCTGAGTATGAAGTGGTAATAATGCCGGATTTGGTGGGATCTACTATTGAAAGTGCAAGAGAATCGCTAAAAGAACTTAATCTTTCAAGTACTGTTCGAGAAGAGTACAGTGAAGAGTATGTAGAGGATATAGTGATCCAACAAAGTATTGTATCTGGGAGGGAAATTCCTGAAGGAACAAGCGTATCGCTGACAGTTAGTGCAGGAGTTGAGTCACCTCAAATAGAAGATATAGAAGTTGAAGAAGAAGTTATTCCTGATCAAGAAGAAAATAACGTAGAAGAGCCTAGAACAAGAACGCTTCCTATTCAGTTTGATGGTGGAAGTGGTACTGTGTTGGTGGAGCTCTATCGTGTTGAGGAAAACAGTGATAATACATTGATTTTTACTAAAAATCACAATATTGAAGAAGATGGAAACTCATTGGAGGTAAAAGTTACAGGATTAGGGACTCAGGCTTTTGAAATAGTTATTGATGGATCTGTTGTACGCACCGTAGAGGTTTCTTTTTAA
- a CDS encoding Stp1/IreP family PP2C-type Ser/Thr phosphatase produces MDIGVLTDIGKVRVENQDAYHIYKDEYCLFMVADGMGGHSCGKMASNLALQVASSHAVEFLFNDADDSVVTGILYEAFHRANQKLLEYAVDYPECAGMGTTLTMVWTKNNRGVIGHIGDSRAYLLRNNELMQMTEDHSLVAELYRKGEISKQEALYHPQKHVITRAMGIDKNVRADFIPFKIMDHDILVLCTDGVTNLISDDELRNILLEMKSASQAAQLLIDTANNRGGHDNSTVLIAKPFKSSKKGRCSF; encoded by the coding sequence CATATTTATAAAGATGAGTATTGTCTTTTTATGGTTGCAGATGGGATGGGTGGTCACAGCTGTGGGAAAATGGCTAGTAACCTTGCCTTACAGGTAGCTAGTTCTCATGCAGTGGAGTTTTTATTTAACGATGCAGATGATTCTGTAGTAACAGGAATTTTATACGAAGCTTTTCATAGAGCTAATCAAAAACTGTTAGAGTATGCTGTTGATTATCCCGAATGTGCCGGGATGGGAACAACACTTACTATGGTGTGGACAAAAAACAATCGTGGGGTAATTGGTCATATAGGTGACAGTCGTGCATATTTGCTTAGAAATAACGAGTTAATGCAGATGACAGAAGATCATTCTTTAGTTGCGGAGCTATATCGAAAAGGTGAGATATCAAAACAAGAAGCATTGTACCATCCACAAAAACATGTTATTACTCGTGCGATGGGAATTGATAAAAACGTAAGAGCTGACTTTATCCCGTTTAAGATAATGGACCATGATATTTTGGTTCTGTGTACAGATGGTGTTACAAATTTAATTTCTGATGATGAATTAAGAAATATTCTATTAGAAATGAAATCAGCCTCCCAAGCAGCGCAACTCCTTATTGATACAGCTAATAATCGAGGCGGACATGATAATAGTACAGTTTTAATTGCTAAACCATTTAAGTCAAGTAAGAAAGGCAGGTGTTCTTTTTGA